GACCTATTGGATGGTATGAACATTAAAATAGTCTTTAATATAGGAAAATGAAAGATGCTGTAGCTACGGCATCTTTTTATTTTGTACTTGTAAGTTAGAATCGGATTGAATCACGAAATTAGTTTTTCATTTTAGGGAAGAGAATTAAAAAGTTAAGTGAAAAGTTAAATTCGTGATTTAGATAAGGCATTGAAAATGTTACACTAAATTCAATTTTAGATGATAAAATAAGTTAGCTAAATGCCAAATAATGCAGTTATTTTATCATTATAAGCATATTTGGGCATCAGAAATAGGTAGCCGAACTTTCTGTGCAAGACTAAATTCCGCCTACCTTATTATTTGCAATACTAAATTCTTGAACTTAGTATTCTGCTATAAGATATGATATAAATAACACAACGGCAATAGAATGTCAATGGTAAGACGAACAGCAGAACTGTGCATATACGGTTCTTTTCAATAGTTCTATTTAGATAATTAGGAAATAGTTAAGCCACTACCAGGATCAATCATCTCAAATGCATGATAAAAATAGTTCGACTACCTTGAATGAAAACCGAGATTCTACATTTGAACAACTGCTGGAATTCTTGAATTTACGTCTAAAATAGTGGCTTTTCTGCTTTCATTTTTTATATTACACAGATATAATCAAACTATAACAGGCTTTTTTGACTGATTTTTGGGCATACTAAAGAGATGTCTGAAAATCTCTTAAAAAAAGTAAATTCCACACATCTGAATTTACTTATTCATAAAAATGAATTTGCCTGCAAAGTTTAATTCAACTTTTCTTAACTGAGAAGTAGTGGTTTTAACACTATTCTATCTGATTCAATTGCTTGTAAGTTTAATGTTTCTAGCAAGTTCGGATCATTTAACAACAGAGCCAGCTCAAATGGAGTACGACCATTTAAACTGGCTCTTGTTGTACTATTGATATTGTTTACCAGCAAAGTCATATCCTGCTGTGAAAAGTTATCCAACGATTGTCCCTTTGGAATAACCCTACGTATATACTCATGATTTTTCTCTAGTTTTCCTTTCTGCCAGGATGCTAGTGGATCACAATAAAATACCTTCGTACGGAATTCACCAGAATCTGTTTTTTCAATGGATTCAGGATCTTTAAATTCTGCCCCATTATCGGTTAGTATGACGGGGAAGTTTTTTCTAAAACTATCCAATCCCAAAAGATCTGTCAGCATATCAAAGATTTCTTTCACACATTTCTGGTTACAATCGTTCAGAAGAAAAATCAACATTAGACTACTGTTTCTAAAAAGCATGGTCATCATTACTTTTCCTTTGTGATTGGAACCATGAACTGTGTCCAATTCAACCACGTTCATATCATAATGTTCAGTGATATATTTCTGAAAGTCTTTATAGGTTCTACGTTCACGATAAGTGTAATCTTTAAGCGGTTCCGTACATTTCTTCTTTCGTGCTTTGTACTTTACCTTTTTAGGAAGATCAATGTTTCTCGCAGTGAAAATTCCCTGGTCAATATAATTGTAGAGTGTTTTGATCGAACAGGGAATTTCATCTTTATGGACTGTAAAAATATGAGCGATGGATTGCCCCTTCTGAATAAGCGGTGTGAGTAGACAATCCAATTCGTAGAGCTGCTGCCTGGATAGTGAAATTCCTTCTCTTGAAATTCTCAACTGTTCTATATAAGCGGTATGTGCGGCATTGGCCCTGTAGTAAAAATGTGGCTGCTTGCAATCATATATCATTCCACAGCCATTACATACGTAAGGCGCACGTTTTGTATACCTGCATGTTTCAGAACAATATCTCAGACACATGCTTCGACAGTCCGCCTTATGGCATAGATGACAACACCTGCTTTCAGGGCAATCATTGCAAAGATGTTGTATAGAGCATCTATATCTATTTAAACAATCATTGATATTTGATGTACGAAGCGTATCGCCTATGCGGTGCTTCCGAATTTCTTTTGAAATTGTGCTTTTATCCTTTCCTACTATTTGTGAGATATAGGTCAATGAATAGGAATGATTCAATCCCTCTTCAATATCATAACGGTCTTGAAGAGTAAGATGTTTCTGGTACTTGTCATTTGAATTTTCCATGTAGACTGCCTCCTTTTGGCAGGCAAATATCATGTGAATATTATACATCTTTTGCAAAGGTAAACTCTAGAGTTCATGCAAAACTAAATTCTAGAGTTATGTATGATTAAATTCTACTTATATTAATAAAATGATACTTCAAATTTCATTTAAGGAATAGTTCGACTAGATTTATGTGCAAGACTAACTTCATGTAAGATGAATTTACTATTGCAATCATGAAGTTACTTTTTCATTTTAGCGAAGAGAATTAAAAAAAGTATTGACTTAGAGTTAACTCAAAGTAGTATGATTAAAACAAGAATTAAACAAAATTTTATCTGTACTATTTATAATAAGATTATAAGCATACTATAAAAATTATATTGTGAAACAGCAATTAAGCTGCACTGAGGCTAGCTATGATAGAAATAAAGAGAATAATTATGGCTATGAATTTAAGGAGGACAAATTAATGAAAATAATTGAACAAGAATTATTAACAGGAGAAAGAGCATTATTTAACAGCGAAGCTTTACAAATTTCATACTCGACATTTGCTGATAGGGAGTCTCCGTTAAAGGAAAGTAAAAATATAAATATAGATCATACTATGTTTAAATGGAAGTACCCACTATGGTATTGTAGAAATATTGTGCTAGATGATAGTACACTTTTTGAAATGGCTCGTTCAGGAATTTGGTATACTGAAAATATTACTATAAAAAATACTATGATTGAAGCTCCAAAGACATTTAGGCGTGCAAAGGAAATTATATTAGAAAATGTTAATATGCCAAATGCGGATGAGACATTATGGAACTGTGATGATATTTCATTGAAAAATGTGACAGCTAAAGGAGACTACTTTGGTATGAACAGTAACAATATTAATGTAGATGGATTTCAGCTTGTGGGAAATTATTCCTTTGATGGAGGGAAAAATATCGAAATTCATAATGCAAGAATGTTGTCAAAGGATGCCTTTTGGAACTGTGAGAATGTAACGGTATATGATTCTTTTATTTCTGGAGAATATTTGGGATGGAATTCTAAGAATTTGACTTTTGTAAATTGTACTATTGAGAGTCTGCAAGGTTTATGTTACATTGAGAATCTTGTGATGAAAAACTGTAGATTATTAAATACTACTTTGGCTTTTGAATATTCTACAGTAGATGTACAAATTAATAATATGATTGATAGCGTCATGAATCCAGCATCAGGTATAATTAGAGCAGAAAGAATTGGGGAACTTATTATGGATGCAACTAAGATTGATCCTAAAAAGACGCAAATTATAGCGGAAGAAATAAGACATGCAGTATAGTCATTTTAATTCTATTCTTAAATATCCCTGCAGATTGGCAAAAATTCAAAAAATTGTAATGCAGTATATTGACATTTCAATGGTTGGAAGACTTGATGAAAATAATAAGATAGACGATAGATGAAAATTTTTGATAAGTAGAATGATTTATGGGGAGGATTTAAATTGAAGTACGATTTTGATACTATTATTAGTAGAAAAAATACAAATAGCGTTAAGTGGGATATTCCTCAAGAAAAAGACATTATCCCTATGTGGATAGCTGATATGGATTTTAAAACAGCAGATCCAATTATTAAAGCTTTAGAAAAGAGGGTGCAACATGGAATTTTTGGATATGCAGGAGTTCCAGATGAGTTTTATGAAGCTGAAGTTAAATGGTGGCTTCAAAGGCATAATTTTAAAATAGAAAAAGAATGGATCGAAGTTACAACAGGTGTTATACCATCTCTTTCAGCTGTTGTCCAAGCTTTTACGGAGCCTGGAGATAAAGTTTTAATTCAGTCACCTGTATATAATTATTTTAATTCATCTATAACAAACAATAAGTGCAGTATAGTATTAAATGAATTAAAATACAATGGTGATTTCTACGAAATTGATTTTAAAGATTTTGAAGAAAAGGCTGCAGACGAAAAAGTGAAAATTTTCATATTATGCAATCCTCATAATCCTGTTGGAAGAGTTTGGAGTGAAGATGAACTTAAAAAGCTAGGTGATATATGTATAAAGCATAATGTAATAGTATTAGTTGATGAAATTCATAGAGATTTAGTATATAGAGAAAATAAGCATATTCCTTTTGCAGCTATAAGTGAAAGTTTTTTAATGAATTCAATTACCTGTACAGCACCAAGTAAAACCTTCAATATTGCAGGGCTTAAAACTTCAAATATAATAGTAGTTAATGAGGAATACAGAAAAAAGGTAAATAGGTCATTAAATATAAATGAAACAATAGAACCTAATGCTTTTGGAATTGAAGCTTTAATTGCTGCTTATAATGAAGGCGAAGAATGGTTAGAACAATTATTGGATTATTTACAAGGAAACAGGGATTATTTAATTTCTTATATTAATGAAAGAATTCCTAAAATAAAGGTAGTAAAACCTGAGGCTACTTATTTAATTTGGATTGATTGCAAAAATATTGGAATAAGTTCAAAGGAACTGAGCGAGAAGATTTTTGAAAAGGGTAATTTAAGAATTAATGATGGACGTACATATGGTGAAATAGGTGAAGGTTTTATCAGAATAAATATAGCATGTCCTAGAGCATTACTGACAGAAGGATTAAAAAGGCTGGAAAAAGCTATTAAGGGAATTGAAATAGAGATGCTATAATTTGAACAAAAGGTTTTATAAATTAAAAAATTCAAACTTAATTATAATACTTTCAAGAGAATATAAAGCTTTATCTGAATAATAAGTATTAGAATTTTAAAAAACTCTATATACTGCTGAATAAGATATGGGATAATAATAAAGTGGCTGTTAAATAAAAGCAGCCACTTTATTATTAAAGATAAAATTGTTGTAGAATTAAAGTTTTCAGTCTTTTCGGACAACGCTAACTTTTTATTGCTAGGTTCTCTGCATAATATGAACAGCAATGAAATTGGATTATTTTTTTCTATATTCTGTTGGATTACATCCATAATATTCTTTAAATTTCTTATAAAAAAAGCTTGTATTTTCATATCCTATATTTCTAGCAACATCTATTACAGGCATATCAGAATTCTTTAAAAGGAAACTAGCCTTTTTTAATTTTGCTTCTTGAAGCACATAAGTAAAATTATTACCTTGAAATTTTTTTATAATAGAATTCAAATAATTAGGATGAAAGTGAAAATGTTCAGCAACAGATGCTAAAGTAGCATCTTTATAATTGTTTTGTATGTAAAGAATTATATCTGTAATTTTTGTATTTTTTAGTAAATAGTAATTTTCAGAATTAGATTGTTTTTGAAATATTTTCAATAGTTCATAAAAGATTATTATCATATAACTGTTAATAACTTCATTTGAACAAGGTGAAGTATCAAAATATTCACAAAGAACATCTGTCATTAACTTATTAAGTTTTTCTGAAGCTCCGGACTTAAAAAGCATATAATCATTGTAATCACTGCTTTGATATATTGCATGAATAAAAAAACTTGAAATCAAGTCATTTTCAGATAGACGATTTAGTAAGATATCATCAAGATGTTTTTTGCTCATAATACAATTTATAATAATATCATTTTCAGAAGTCTCCTCAATTGAATGTTTAGCATTTGTGTCCAATATGCAAACTTCGTCTTTTTTCATTACAATATTTTTTCCATTTACAGTTTGATGGAATTCACCTGAATAAACATAGATCATCTCAATATAATTATGATGATGCTCAGGTGTTTTAGTATAGCGCGGATGAGAAACAAATACAATATCATCCATTCTATTAAGTATGACATCAGTAGTTTTTTTATTAAAATCAATAAAAAATTTTTCTAAGGATATTCCTTTTGGAAGAGGAAATTTTCTCATTATATATTCATCAAATTTTGTATTTTTAATAAAAGATTTTAGTGAGTTAGTGTTTGTAGGATCTATATTGCTGGAAATAAACTTTTCATAAAAAGTATGTTCTCGCAAAAAAGTATCAAGCTCAAATGAATTCATATAAACCTCCATCTAATAAGTAACTATGGTGATTCAAATAGCAATACAAATTGTTGTTGTATATTATTATTTCAAATTTAATTGTTTTCAATAGTGTTTATATTAGTAATTTAGCATAGAAATAAT
The window above is part of the Clostridium saccharoperbutylacetonicum N1-4(HMT) genome. Proteins encoded here:
- a CDS encoding AraC family transcriptional regulator, whose product is MNSFELDTFLREHTFYEKFISSNIDPTNTNSLKSFIKNTKFDEYIMRKFPLPKGISLEKFFIDFNKKTTDVILNRMDDIVFVSHPRYTKTPEHHHNYIEMIYVYSGEFHQTVNGKNIVMKKDEVCILDTNAKHSIEETSENDIIINCIMSKKHLDDILLNRLSENDLISSFFIHAIYQSSDYNDYMLFKSGASEKLNKLMTDVLCEYFDTSPCSNEVINSYMIIIFYELLKIFQKQSNSENYYLLKNTKITDIILYIQNNYKDATLASVAEHFHFHPNYLNSIIKKFQGNNFTYVLQEAKLKKASFLLKNSDMPVIDVARNIGYENTSFFYKKFKEYYGCNPTEYRKK
- a CDS encoding IS30 family transposase; translation: MENSNDKYQKHLTLQDRYDIEEGLNHSYSLTYISQIVGKDKSTISKEIRKHRIGDTLRTSNINDCLNRYRCSIQHLCNDCPESRCCHLCHKADCRSMCLRYCSETCRYTKRAPYVCNGCGMIYDCKQPHFYYRANAAHTAYIEQLRISREGISLSRQQLYELDCLLTPLIQKGQSIAHIFTVHKDEIPCSIKTLYNYIDQGIFTARNIDLPKKVKYKARKKKCTEPLKDYTYRERRTYKDFQKYITEHYDMNVVELDTVHGSNHKGKVMMTMLFRNSSLMLIFLLNDCNQKCVKEIFDMLTDLLGLDSFRKNFPVILTDNGAEFKDPESIEKTDSGEFRTKVFYCDPLASWQKGKLEKNHEYIRRVIPKGQSLDNFSQQDMTLLVNNINSTTRASLNGRTPFELALLLNDPNLLETLNLQAIESDRIVLKPLLLS
- a CDS encoding MalY/PatB family protein, translated to MKYDFDTIISRKNTNSVKWDIPQEKDIIPMWIADMDFKTADPIIKALEKRVQHGIFGYAGVPDEFYEAEVKWWLQRHNFKIEKEWIEVTTGVIPSLSAVVQAFTEPGDKVLIQSPVYNYFNSSITNNKCSIVLNELKYNGDFYEIDFKDFEEKAADEKVKIFILCNPHNPVGRVWSEDELKKLGDICIKHNVIVLVDEIHRDLVYRENKHIPFAAISESFLMNSITCTAPSKTFNIAGLKTSNIIVVNEEYRKKVNRSLNINETIEPNAFGIEALIAAYNEGEEWLEQLLDYLQGNRDYLISYINERIPKIKVVKPEATYLIWIDCKNIGISSKELSEKIFEKGNLRINDGRTYGEIGEGFIRINIACPRALLTEGLKRLEKAIKGIEIEML
- a CDS encoding DUF3737 family protein gives rise to the protein MKIIEQELLTGERALFNSEALQISYSTFADRESPLKESKNINIDHTMFKWKYPLWYCRNIVLDDSTLFEMARSGIWYTENITIKNTMIEAPKTFRRAKEIILENVNMPNADETLWNCDDISLKNVTAKGDYFGMNSNNINVDGFQLVGNYSFDGGKNIEIHNARMLSKDAFWNCENVTVYDSFISGEYLGWNSKNLTFVNCTIESLQGLCYIENLVMKNCRLLNTTLAFEYSTVDVQINNMIDSVMNPASGIIRAERIGELIMDATKIDPKKTQIIAEEIRHAV